The proteins below are encoded in one region of Streptomyces ficellus:
- a CDS encoding MlaE family ABC transporter permease yields MTAAAHRPPTQDTDTRGTPAQNTPTRNDTSTRNAPTRLLAPLRETGRLFALAVTVARDMFRRPFQFREFVEQFWFVASVTILPAALVSIPFGAVIALQVGSLTQQLGAQSFTGGASVLAVIQQASPLIVALLISGAGGSAICADLGSRKIREELDAMEVMGVSPVQRLVVPRVLATMLVAVLLNGMVSVVGTLGGYFFNVIMQDGTPGAYLASFSALAQLPDLWISEIKALIFGFLAGIVAAHRGLNPRGGPKGVGDAVNQSVVITFLLLFFVNMVLTAIYLQIVPAKGA; encoded by the coding sequence ATGACCGCGGCCGCGCACCGCCCGCCCACCCAAGACACCGACACCCGGGGCACCCCCGCGCAGAACACCCCCACCCGGAACGACACCTCCACCCGGAACGCCCCCACCCGCCTGCTCGCGCCACTGCGCGAGACCGGCCGGCTGTTCGCCCTCGCGGTCACCGTCGCCCGCGACATGTTCCGGCGCCCCTTCCAGTTCCGCGAGTTCGTCGAGCAGTTCTGGTTCGTCGCGAGCGTCACCATCCTGCCCGCCGCCCTGGTGTCGATCCCGTTCGGCGCGGTCATCGCCCTCCAGGTCGGCTCGCTCACCCAGCAACTCGGCGCCCAGTCGTTCACCGGCGGGGCGAGCGTCCTGGCCGTCATCCAGCAGGCCAGCCCGCTGATCGTCGCCCTGCTGATCTCGGGCGCGGGCGGCTCCGCCATCTGCGCCGACCTCGGCTCCCGCAAGATCCGGGAGGAACTCGACGCCATGGAGGTCATGGGCGTCTCGCCCGTCCAGCGCCTCGTCGTCCCGCGCGTCCTCGCCACCATGCTCGTCGCCGTCCTCCTCAACGGCATGGTGTCCGTCGTCGGTACGCTCGGCGGCTACTTCTTCAACGTGATCATGCAGGACGGCACCCCCGGCGCCTACCTCGCCAGCTTCTCCGCCCTCGCCCAGCTGCCCGACCTGTGGATCAGCGAGATCAAGGCGCTGATCTTCGGCTTCCTGGCCGGCATCGTCGCCGCGCACCGGGGACTCAACCCGCGCGGCGGACCGAAGGGCGTCGGCGACGCGGTCAACCAGTCCGTCGTCATCACCTTCCTGCTGCTCTTCTTCGTCAACATGGTCCTCACCGCGATCTACCTCCAGATCGTCCCCGCGAAGGGGGCCTGA
- a CDS encoding ABC transporter ATP-binding protein translates to MGTEVVVEGLTKSFGKQKVWQDVTLTLPAGEVSVMLGPSGTGKTVFLKSIIGLLKPEHGRVLINGVDMVNSPERDIYETRKLFGLMFQDGALFGSMSLFDNIAFPLREHTRKKEPEIRRVVMERMEMVGLVGAEGKLPGEISGGMRKRAGLARALVLDPQIILCDEPDSGLDPVRTAYLSQLLIDLNAQIDATMLIVTHNLDIAATVPDNMGMLFRRNLVTFGPREVLLTSDEPVVAQFLSGRREGPIGMSEEKDAATLARERSTAPAYAPRTLAPQLEPSPGLPPRAAVARRRERVLAMLPRLPEAARTAILRSYAPAGTVGGAAS, encoded by the coding sequence GTGGGAACAGAAGTGGTCGTGGAAGGGCTGACCAAGTCCTTCGGCAAACAGAAAGTCTGGCAGGACGTCACCCTCACCCTGCCCGCCGGCGAGGTCAGTGTGATGCTCGGCCCTTCGGGCACCGGGAAGACCGTGTTCCTGAAATCCATCATCGGGCTGCTGAAACCGGAACACGGGCGCGTCCTGATCAATGGCGTCGACATGGTGAACAGCCCCGAGCGCGACATCTACGAGACGCGGAAACTGTTCGGGCTGATGTTCCAGGACGGGGCCCTGTTCGGCTCGATGTCGTTGTTCGACAACATCGCCTTTCCACTGCGTGAGCACACCCGCAAGAAGGAGCCGGAGATCCGCCGCGTCGTCATGGAGCGGATGGAGATGGTCGGACTCGTCGGCGCGGAGGGGAAACTGCCCGGCGAGATATCCGGCGGAATGCGCAAACGCGCCGGGCTGGCACGCGCCCTCGTCCTGGACCCGCAGATCATCCTCTGCGACGAACCCGACTCCGGGCTGGATCCGGTCCGCACCGCCTATCTCTCGCAGCTGCTGATCGACCTCAACGCCCAGATCGACGCCACGATGCTGATCGTCACGCACAACCTGGACATCGCGGCCACCGTTCCGGACAACATGGGCATGCTGTTCCGGCGTAATCTCGTCACGTTCGGGCCCCGGGAGGTCCTGCTCACCAGCGACGAGCCGGTCGTGGCCCAGTTCCTCAGCGGCAGGCGCGAGGGACCCATCGGGATGTCGGAGGAGAAGGACGCCGCGACGCTGGCGCGTGAGCGGAGCACGGCGCCGGCGTACGCGCCCCGCACGCTCGCCCCGCAGCTGGAACCCTCGCCCGGCCTGCCGCCCCGCGCCGCCGTCGCGCGCCGCCGCGAGCGGGTCCTCGCGATGCTGCCCCGCCTGCCGGAGGCCGCCAGGACCGCGATCCTGCGCAGCTACGCCCCCGCCGGCACGGTCGGCGGTGCCGCCTCATGA
- a CDS encoding DUF6801 domain-containing protein gives MGNSTSGGRGRRRAWARTASVGAVVLVAGLVPGTGTGVAVDEGAVPVEADFGYRCALPGGEHPAEVGVSATLPRQVAAGRPVRPADVRVAVSLPAPAVAELAGRGAATVSGAVRLTGRVAQGDDTAELPWSRLVAPDAALPATGPLTVRGAGPVPTVTASSGGDLTFSTGPVALDLLLRKGDDTPTAPPGLTVTCEPEPDQDLAIGRVAVLPVPGGSPRPPAVEEPGAPGVPGQNGDQDGDQDGADGGQDGPASKTPGQGAGKGPRRPAGRADDCVEAPPVAQDPVPSHGYLAGYANVLKLGSALFIKDPGLMKVNMAKATQTYQCPRDDGLVFTMYSDATFDHKGKPQLPPVSSTFLTFGFMPTTAVAELTLDAPMEIATGSYFSPDGQFSEVTEGTAKLWIRLRDVKVNGTPLDVGPACRTARPVELTLTGRGSYDAEGRPHGYTVVTGGPLTGAAVIPEFSGCGVTEDLDPLFTASLSGSGNYTKMTQGVLCSPGQPEFCPDPPEPKPER, from the coding sequence ATGGGCAACAGCACGAGCGGCGGACGCGGACGCCGCCGGGCCTGGGCACGCACCGCCTCGGTGGGCGCCGTGGTCCTGGTGGCGGGACTCGTGCCCGGCACCGGCACGGGGGTCGCCGTGGACGAGGGCGCCGTACCCGTCGAGGCGGACTTCGGCTACCGGTGCGCCCTGCCGGGCGGGGAGCACCCGGCGGAGGTAGGCGTCTCGGCCACGCTGCCGCGACAGGTCGCGGCCGGGCGCCCGGTGCGGCCCGCGGACGTGCGGGTCGCGGTGAGCCTGCCCGCACCGGCGGTGGCCGAACTCGCCGGCCGCGGCGCGGCGACCGTGAGCGGAGCCGTACGCCTCACGGGGCGGGTCGCGCAGGGCGACGACACCGCGGAACTGCCCTGGAGCCGGCTGGTCGCCCCCGACGCGGCCCTCCCCGCCACGGGGCCCCTCACCGTGCGGGGCGCGGGCCCCGTGCCCACGGTGACCGCCTCCTCGGGCGGCGACCTGACGTTCTCCACCGGGCCGGTCGCGCTGGACCTGCTCCTGCGCAAGGGCGACGACACCCCGACGGCCCCGCCCGGCCTGACGGTCACCTGTGAGCCCGAGCCGGACCAGGACCTGGCCATCGGCCGGGTCGCGGTGCTGCCCGTACCGGGCGGCAGCCCCCGGCCGCCGGCCGTCGAGGAGCCCGGTGCCCCCGGCGTCCCCGGCCAGAACGGCGACCAGGACGGCGACCAGGACGGCGCGGACGGCGGCCAGGACGGGCCGGCGTCCAAAACGCCCGGCCAGGGCGCGGGCAAGGGGCCCAGACGCCCGGCGGGGCGGGCGGACGACTGCGTGGAGGCGCCGCCCGTGGCCCAGGACCCCGTACCGAGCCACGGCTACCTGGCCGGCTACGCCAACGTCCTGAAGCTGGGTTCCGCCCTGTTCATCAAGGACCCGGGCCTGATGAAGGTGAACATGGCCAAGGCCACCCAGACCTATCAGTGCCCCCGTGACGACGGACTCGTGTTCACCATGTACAGCGACGCCACGTTCGACCACAAGGGAAAGCCGCAATTGCCGCCCGTCTCTTCCACGTTCCTCACCTTCGGATTCATGCCGACGACGGCGGTCGCCGAATTGACCCTGGACGCGCCGATGGAAATCGCCACCGGGAGCTACTTCTCGCCGGACGGCCAGTTCTCCGAGGTGACCGAGGGGACCGCGAAACTCTGGATCCGGCTCCGTGACGTCAAGGTGAACGGCACCCCGCTCGACGTCGGCCCCGCCTGCCGCACCGCCCGGCCCGTGGAGCTGACCCTGACGGGCCGTGGCTCGTACGACGCCGAGGGCAGGCCGCACGGCTACACCGTGGTCACCGGCGGCCCGCTCACCGGGGCGGCCGTCATCCCGGAGTTCAGCGGCTGCGGCGTCACCGAGGACCTGGACCCGCTGTTCACGGCGTCCCTCTCCGGGAGCGGCAACTACACCAAGATGACCCAGGGCGTGCTGTGCTCGCCGGGCCAGCCGGAGTTCTGCCCCGACCCGCCCGAACCCAAGCCGGAGCGGTGA
- a CDS encoding helix-turn-helix domain-containing protein: protein MPRSTTQPSDTGEPLGPLPQEFAAIIRPELPSLIKEIGIEVTRAYPEYARLLGGPYGQAIRLGVEQNISAFVDRVASPSAPTALRDEMCRRFGRFEAHEGRSLETLQGAYRLGARVALRRAKKVGRRYHLSPTLMLSFADALFAYVDELESLSREGYLQVRAENGEEAEALRRRLLHLVLAGPPVPHTAVAELAEQTGWPLPERVTLVALRSPARLSLSGRLDNDVLVDLSDPQPHLLIPGPLDEARRRLLETALPATRAAVGLTVPTASAADSLRWARRVLELIDAGVIEDAPLTLCSDHLITLWLLADPALVDQLAESELAPLAGLTPTRRDRLVETLRTWLDTRGTAAQMGELLDVHPQTVRYRMRNLEARFGGRLADPRSRFATEAVLRALHLRAAGTGGRREGD from the coding sequence ATGCCCCGATCCACCACCCAGCCGTCGGACACGGGCGAGCCACTGGGGCCGCTTCCCCAGGAGTTCGCCGCCATCATCCGGCCCGAACTGCCGAGTCTCATCAAGGAGATCGGCATCGAGGTCACGCGCGCCTACCCCGAGTACGCCCGCCTCCTGGGCGGCCCCTACGGCCAGGCGATCCGCCTCGGTGTCGAGCAGAACATCTCCGCGTTCGTCGACCGGGTCGCCTCGCCCTCGGCGCCCACGGCCCTGCGCGACGAGATGTGCCGGAGGTTCGGCCGGTTCGAGGCGCACGAGGGCCGCAGCCTGGAGACCCTCCAGGGCGCCTACCGGCTGGGCGCCCGGGTGGCGTTGCGGCGGGCCAAGAAGGTGGGCCGGCGCTACCACCTCTCCCCCACCCTGATGCTCAGCTTCGCGGACGCGCTGTTCGCCTACGTCGACGAACTGGAGTCACTGTCCCGCGAGGGCTACCTACAGGTGCGGGCGGAGAACGGCGAAGAGGCCGAGGCGTTACGCAGGCGGCTGCTGCACCTCGTGCTCGCGGGGCCGCCCGTGCCGCACACCGCCGTCGCCGAGCTGGCCGAGCAGACCGGCTGGCCGCTGCCCGAGCGGGTCACACTCGTGGCGCTGCGCTCCCCGGCCCGGCTCTCGCTGTCCGGCCGGCTGGACAACGATGTCCTGGTCGACCTGAGCGACCCCCAGCCCCATCTGCTGATTCCCGGCCCGCTGGACGAGGCGCGAAGACGGTTACTGGAGACGGCGCTGCCCGCCACCCGGGCCGCCGTCGGCCTCACCGTCCCCACCGCGTCCGCCGCCGACTCGCTGCGCTGGGCCCGCCGCGTACTGGAGCTGATCGACGCCGGCGTCATCGAGGACGCCCCGCTCACCCTGTGCTCCGACCACCTGATCACCCTCTGGCTGCTGGCCGACCCGGCCCTCGTCGACCAGCTCGCCGAGAGCGAGCTCGCGCCGCTCGCCGGGCTCACCCCCACCCGGCGCGACCGGCTCGTCGAGACCCTGCGCACCTGGCTGGACACCCGGGGCACCGCCGCGCAGATGGGTGAACTGCTCGACGTGCACCCCCAGACCGTGCGGTACCGGATGCGCAACCTGGAGGCCCGGTTCGGCGGCCGGCTCGCCGACCCGCGCTCCCGGTTCGCCACCGAGGCGGTGCTGCGGGCGCTGCACCTGCGCGCCGCGGGGACCGGTGGGCGGCGCGAGGGCGACTGA
- a CDS encoding YchJ family metal-binding protein, with the protein MPRRTPARRSNPRPTSHNARTAGRSRSVPEVGADTPCPCGMPASYSACCGPFHTGDALPPTAAHVMRSRYSAYVLHDEPYLLRTWAPATRPRDVDFDPDMRWTGLEILGTTDGTLFHTTGTVTFVARYTHRGEPGELRERSRFEKADGAWAYVDGTFTDDAS; encoded by the coding sequence ATGCCCCGACGAACCCCCGCCCGCCGCTCCAACCCCCGCCCCACCTCGCACAACGCCCGGACCGCCGGTCGTTCGCGGTCCGTGCCCGAGGTGGGCGCCGACACTCCGTGCCCCTGCGGAATGCCCGCTTCCTATTCAGCCTGTTGTGGCCCGTTTCACACCGGTGATGCCCTCCCTCCGACCGCCGCACACGTGATGCGTTCCCGCTACAGCGCCTACGTGCTCCACGACGAGCCGTACCTGCTGCGCACCTGGGCGCCCGCCACCCGGCCGCGCGACGTCGACTTCGACCCGGACATGCGCTGGACCGGCCTGGAGATCCTCGGCACCACCGACGGCACCCTGTTCCACACCACCGGCACCGTCACCTTCGTCGCCCGCTACACGCACCGGGGCGAGCCGGGCGAGCTGCGCGAACGCAGCCGGTTCGAGAAGGCCGACGGCGCCTGGGCGTACGTGGACGGCACCTTCACCGACGACGCGTCCTGA
- the tgmA gene encoding putative ATP-grasp-modified RiPP, translated as MQPFACSFARPQRASEDVTALYTYDPALQLNVLSDGRPAVSDRGLLLAAGTTTSTAGSQTHFDD; from the coding sequence ATGCAGCCGTTCGCGTGCAGCTTCGCGCGTCCGCAGAGGGCTTCGGAGGACGTCACCGCGCTCTACACGTACGACCCGGCGCTCCAGTTGAACGTCCTGTCCGACGGGCGCCCGGCCGTCAGTGACCGGGGACTGCTCCTGGCCGCCGGCACGACCACCTCCACCGCCGGCTCGCAGACCCACTTCGACGACTGA
- the tgmB gene encoding ATP-grasp ribosomal peptide maturase yields the protein MTVLVLTSPQDVTADMVVVELHERGVPLVRLDPADLPGDADLSAEYVHGDFHCYLSAQGRMVSSRALRSVWVRRPGEPAAHAHGTSPWLSAETGQALYGMLYSTTARWMNHPRQAAQARYKPWQLRIAHHSGFAVPPTLITTFPRVAEEFAGRYGRVVVKSLSGPPRTEPPVSLPTTLLEPDTDFTGVAAGPTLLQSYVPKRADIRLTCIGTRLFAARKASADGQVDGRFGDTGHAWEPVEVADRIARPVREFMELAGLAYAAFDFAEDDEGLWWFLECNQGGQFGFVELETGQPIAGAVADWLAAPPLGAPL from the coding sequence ATGACCGTACTGGTCCTGACGAGCCCTCAGGACGTGACCGCCGACATGGTGGTGGTGGAGCTGCACGAACGGGGGGTGCCACTCGTGCGGCTCGACCCGGCCGACCTGCCCGGTGACGCGGACCTGTCGGCCGAGTACGTCCACGGGGACTTCCACTGCTACCTCTCGGCGCAGGGGCGCATGGTCAGCTCCCGGGCGCTGCGCTCGGTCTGGGTGCGCAGACCCGGCGAGCCCGCGGCACACGCGCACGGGACGTCGCCGTGGCTGAGCGCCGAGACCGGACAGGCGCTGTACGGCATGCTGTACTCCACCACCGCGCGCTGGATGAACCACCCGCGGCAGGCCGCCCAGGCCCGTTACAAGCCATGGCAGCTGCGCATCGCGCACCACAGCGGTTTCGCCGTCCCGCCGACCCTGATCACCACCTTCCCACGGGTGGCCGAGGAGTTCGCGGGCCGGTACGGGCGGGTCGTGGTCAAATCCCTGTCGGGGCCGCCGCGCACCGAACCGCCGGTCTCCCTGCCGACCACCCTGCTGGAGCCGGACACGGACTTCACCGGGGTCGCGGCCGGCCCGACGCTGCTCCAGAGCTATGTGCCCAAGCGGGCCGACATCCGGCTCACCTGCATCGGCACCCGGCTGTTCGCGGCCCGCAAGGCGTCCGCCGACGGACAGGTCGACGGGCGCTTCGGCGACACCGGGCACGCCTGGGAGCCGGTGGAGGTCGCCGACCGGATCGCCCGCCCCGTCCGGGAGTTCATGGAACTGGCGGGCCTCGCGTACGCCGCGTTCGACTTCGCCGAGGACGACGAGGGCCTGTGGTGGTTCCTGGAGTGCAACCAGGGCGGCCAGTTCGGCTTCGTCGAGCTGGAGACCGGCCAGCCGATCGCCGGGGCCGTCGCCGACTGGCTGGCGGCGCCCCCGCTCGGCGCACCTCTCTGA